In the Clostridium beijerinckii genome, one interval contains:
- a CDS encoding methyl-accepting chemotaxis protein, translating into MRISFKSKLMVIILPLVIVGLISLTGFAYINFRSIIESELVNSMSLRTTEATGHINTWLTSRMAEVQETAQSPVLKQVLEKNPGLNLNSTDGSLNIIDDLNLSRFNFIKNTYPDEYAAVHILNSLEPSEWSNADSLNKLQARFYNVSNGKFATANWAKGAATEASERYSKTNGVPYDAIFKPTYSEAYDKNVVMMVAWNKDAQGKVTAGAASSLAIEAVENQVKNLKYGQKGYGVLLGSDGTFIVHPNKDWAMKEKINTVNDSDLTKLNEAIQGDKPGVFKFGSGSEKKIAFYAKAPISGWTVINVVYEDELFASSNHLILIMIGIVIAIIVILSAAIFTAATKLIKPLVRLNEFAEVISTGDLSGSIEVKSKDEFGNLATAFNHTIEALRGIITDINNESSKVNEVSTNLANSCDDSIKVTGEVAKAIQVIAENTTEQSRQVTLASEKTIEMEEVSRVVVNKCNDMLETAEESHNISAVAFEAVDKAVESMKLIVENNKTNLEESKMLLERSNEIGKIVEVITNIASQTNLLALNAAIEAARAGEQGKGFAVVADEVRTLAEQSATAASQISALISGIQNQIETISSSMDEGSKEITVGMETALKAETHFDNIEKAIRNIFDVVRDVYNSTESMIKTAKDTVVEMQETSIISEHTASATEEVSASAEEQAVTMDEIGDSANQLAKLAHRLNELVSKFKISK; encoded by the coding sequence ATGAGAATATCATTTAAATCAAAGTTAATGGTAATAATATTGCCGCTAGTAATAGTTGGATTGATATCGCTGACAGGATTTGCATATATTAATTTTAGGAGCATTATAGAAAGCGAATTAGTGAATTCCATGTCATTAAGAACAACAGAAGCAACTGGTCATATTAATACATGGCTGACGAGTAGAATGGCAGAAGTTCAAGAAACAGCTCAAAGCCCAGTGCTTAAACAAGTTTTGGAAAAAAATCCTGGTTTAAATTTAAATAGCACAGATGGATCATTAAACATAATAGATGATTTAAATTTATCAAGATTTAATTTTATTAAAAATACATATCCAGACGAATATGCAGCAGTCCATATACTAAATAGCCTAGAGCCTAGTGAATGGAGTAACGCTGATAGTTTGAATAAGCTACAAGCGAGATTTTATAATGTAAGCAATGGAAAATTTGCAACTGCTAATTGGGCTAAAGGTGCTGCAACAGAAGCTTCAGAAAGATATTCAAAGACAAATGGCGTTCCTTATGATGCAATATTTAAGCCTACATATTCTGAAGCTTATGATAAGAATGTTGTAATGATGGTTGCGTGGAATAAAGATGCACAAGGAAAAGTTACAGCAGGAGCTGCCTCAAGTTTGGCTATTGAAGCAGTAGAAAATCAAGTTAAAAATCTAAAATATGGTCAAAAAGGTTACGGAGTATTATTAGGAAGTGATGGAACTTTTATAGTTCACCCAAATAAAGATTGGGCCATGAAAGAGAAAATAAATACAGTTAATGATTCAGATCTTACTAAACTTAATGAAGCCATTCAAGGTGATAAACCAGGAGTTTTTAAATTTGGAAGTGGATCTGAGAAAAAAATTGCATTCTATGCAAAGGCACCGATTTCTGGTTGGACAGTTATAAATGTTGTTTATGAGGATGAACTTTTTGCTTCATCTAATCATTTGATACTGATTATGATTGGGATAGTTATAGCTATTATTGTAATTTTATCAGCAGCTATATTTACAGCAGCAACTAAGTTGATCAAACCTTTAGTACGCCTTAATGAGTTCGCGGAAGTTATATCTACTGGAGACTTAAGTGGTTCAATAGAAGTAAAATCCAAAGATGAATTTGGAAATCTTGCTACAGCGTTTAATCATACGATAGAAGCATTAAGAGGCATAATTACAGATATAAATAATGAATCATCAAAGGTAAATGAAGTTTCAACTAATCTTGCAAATTCATGTGATGATAGCATTAAGGTTACTGGAGAAGTTGCTAAAGCAATACAAGTGATAGCAGAAAATACAACTGAGCAGTCAAGACAAGTGACTTTAGCCAGCGAGAAAACAATTGAAATGGAAGAAGTAAGTAGAGTTGTTGTTAATAAATGTAATGATATGCTTGAAACAGCTGAAGAATCACATAACATAAGTGCGGTTGCTTTTGAAGCGGTGGATAAAGCTGTTGAAAGTATGAAATTAATTGTTGAAAACAATAAAACCAATTTAGAAGAAAGTAAAATGTTACTCGAGAGATCAAATGAAATTGGTAAGATTGTTGAAGTTATAACTAACATTGCAAGTCAGACCAATTTACTTGCTTTAAATGCAGCAATAGAAGCTGCTAGAGCTGGAGAGCAAGGAAAGGGATTTGCCGTAGTTGCAGATGAAGTAAGAACCCTTGCGGAACAATCTGCTACTGCTGCCAGTCAGATTTCGGCTTTAATAAGTGGAATACAAAATCAAATTGAGACCATTAGTAGTAGTATGGATGAAGGTTCTAAGGAAATTACTGTTGGTATGGAAACAGCGTTAAAGGCTGAAACTCATTTTGATAATATAGAAAAAGCTATAAGAAACATTTTTGATGTAGTTCGAGATGTATATAATTCTACAGAATCTATGATTAAAACAGCAAAAGATACAGTAGTAGAAATGCAAGAAACATCAATTATATCAGAACACACGGCATCAGCAACAGAAGAGGTATCAGCATCAGCTGAAGAACAGGCTGTTACTATGGACGAAATAGGAGATTCAGCTAATCAATTAGCTAAATTGGCTCATAGATTAAATGAGTTAGTATCAAAATTTAAAATAAGCAAATAA
- a CDS encoding ammonium transporter, translating to MELLNGADMGFVIISAALVMLMVPGLALFYGGMVKSKNVLSITVHSYAALVIISLQWIFIGYTLAFGPDVKGVIGGLDWSFLKGIGMAPNADYAGTIPHLEFVVFQLMFSAITAAVISGSVAERMNFPAFIILIILWSTFVYDPISHWVWGANGWLRNLGVLDFAGGNPVEINSGVSGLVAAIVVGKRKRAIPEPHHIPMAILGGGLLWFGWFGFNAGSALAMNYVAVNAFFTTNTSAAAGAVAWVLCEWLLYKKPTALGTVSGAIAGLVAITQGAGFVSPISAVLIGAVGGALSFFAIAILKRKLGYDDALDAFGCHGVAGIWGSIATAIFASKAINPAGSDGLIYGNFALLKAHLISTCATALYAAVATFVILKVMSLVMGLRATSEQEAEGLDISLHGEEAYSGLNM from the coding sequence ATGGAATTATTAAACGGCGCAGATATGGGATTTGTAATTATTAGTGCAGCGTTAGTAATGCTAATGGTGCCAGGATTAGCTTTATTTTATGGAGGTATGGTTAAAAGCAAAAATGTATTAAGTATTACAGTACATAGTTATGCAGCTCTTGTTATTATATCTTTACAATGGATTTTTATAGGTTATACTTTAGCCTTCGGTCCAGATGTAAAAGGAGTAATAGGTGGTTTAGATTGGAGTTTCCTAAAAGGTATAGGAATGGCGCCTAATGCGGATTATGCAGGCACAATACCACATTTAGAATTTGTAGTATTTCAGTTAATGTTTTCTGCGATTACTGCAGCTGTAATTTCAGGTTCTGTTGCTGAACGTATGAATTTCCCGGCGTTTATAATATTGATTATTTTGTGGAGTACATTTGTTTATGATCCTATTTCTCATTGGGTATGGGGAGCTAATGGATGGTTAAGGAATTTAGGAGTCCTTGATTTTGCTGGAGGAAATCCAGTAGAGATAAACTCAGGAGTTTCTGGACTAGTTGCGGCAATTGTTGTTGGTAAAAGAAAGAGAGCGATCCCTGAACCACACCATATACCTATGGCAATATTAGGTGGAGGGCTTTTATGGTTTGGATGGTTTGGATTCAATGCAGGAAGTGCTCTTGCAATGAATTATGTAGCTGTAAATGCATTCTTTACAACTAATACTTCAGCGGCTGCAGGAGCAGTTGCATGGGTACTTTGTGAATGGTTGCTCTATAAAAAACCTACAGCCTTAGGAACAGTAAGTGGAGCTATAGCCGGGTTAGTTGCAATAACTCAGGGGGCAGGATTCGTGAGCCCTATATCAGCTGTGCTTATTGGAGCAGTTGGCGGAGCATTAAGCTTTTTCGCAATAGCTATATTGAAGAGGAAATTAGGATACGATGATGCCTTAGATGCTTTTGGCTGTCATGGAGTAGCAGGAATTTGGGGATCTATAGCGACAGCTATCTTTGCATCAAAGGCAATTAATCCAGCAGGGAGTGATGGATTAATATATGGTAACTTTGCACTTTTAAAAGCTCATTTAATTTCTACTTGTGCAACTGCCTTGTATGCAGCAGTTGCGACATTTGTAATACTTAAAGTAATGAGTTTAGTAATGGGCTTAAGAGCTACTTCAGAACAGGAAGCAGAGGGATTAGATATTTCCTTACATGGAGAAGAAGCTTATTCAGGATTAAATATGTAG
- a CDS encoding type IA DNA topoisomerase has product MAKVIIAEKPSVAKNIADAFNVKTRRDGYFEGNGYYITWAFGHLLQLYDAKDYDENMKGWRFEKFPFIPEHFLYKVKCDSVDRTVEDKGAKKQLGIIKSLIDKEDVDGIVSATDFDREGQVIADELFGYFKVKKPIYRLLLNEWTPDEVKSGMESLKDNKEMQPLQDAGIGRQWSDWIIGINLTSVSTLKYKFEENKTINIGRVLLPTLKIIYDRDKEIENFTATTYYKLVSNFKTSANEEFEGLYYENDSEKFEKKEDLDKFISRLEGATAKIIDKQTELKKEYPPYLFNLSNLQGHITSKYKGWTSDKVLKVAQSLYEKKLTTYPRTASVVLEESLKDRAKKVLDTLKAGLPYEKDIKFSTSKRIFDSSKVESHSAITPTYIKPSGLSSDEKIVYDAIKNRFIMQFMPIAEFEETKVTLKANVSEMNGIFVSKGKVKLVEGWKVVEKIESKDVILPKIEIDETVDIVDSKVNSVTKKPPKYHTEKTLLRVMETCGKGIEGKDEDSEEMMQAILSGFSIGTPATRAETIKKLKDIGYLKTKGKNLMCTELGRNLVETFPVKELFDLEYTGRLEKTLSDIEKGKFAKSEFIKLITDFTIQSVELIKKDDAALSRFKVEIPKDSENIGPCPVCGNPVIEGEKSFGCSNWKNGCKYTIWKDDRYIASFGKKISKEMVELLLKNGKVGFRNLKSKKGNTFSAYFKYEKNEESGYFNWKIEFIDNK; this is encoded by the coding sequence ATGGCAAAAGTTATTATTGCGGAAAAACCATCTGTTGCTAAAAATATTGCAGATGCATTTAATGTAAAAACTAGAAGAGATGGTTATTTTGAAGGAAATGGCTATTACATAACGTGGGCGTTTGGGCATCTTTTACAATTATATGATGCAAAAGACTATGATGAAAATATGAAGGGGTGGAGGTTTGAGAAATTTCCTTTCATTCCAGAGCATTTTTTATATAAGGTTAAATGTGATAGTGTAGACAGAACTGTTGAAGATAAGGGTGCAAAGAAACAGCTTGGAATAATAAAATCCTTAATTGATAAAGAAGATGTTGATGGCATTGTATCAGCTACTGACTTCGATCGGGAAGGGCAGGTTATAGCTGATGAATTGTTTGGCTATTTTAAGGTGAAAAAGCCTATATATAGATTACTTTTAAACGAGTGGACACCTGATGAAGTTAAAAGCGGAATGGAATCACTAAAAGATAATAAGGAAATGCAGCCACTGCAAGATGCTGGAATAGGAAGACAGTGGAGTGACTGGATAATTGGAATTAATTTAACATCTGTAAGTACACTGAAATATAAATTTGAAGAAAACAAGACTATTAATATAGGAAGAGTGCTTCTTCCAACTTTAAAGATTATTTATGATAGAGATAAAGAAATAGAGAATTTTACAGCAACAACTTATTATAAGCTAGTGTCAAACTTCAAAACTTCAGCCAATGAAGAATTTGAGGGACTTTATTATGAGAATGATTCTGAAAAGTTTGAGAAAAAGGAAGATTTGGATAAATTTATTTCAAGGCTTGAAGGAGCAACTGCTAAGATTATTGATAAGCAGACAGAATTAAAAAAAGAATATCCACCATACTTATTTAATTTATCTAATCTGCAGGGACATATAACTAGTAAATATAAGGGATGGACATCAGATAAAGTTCTTAAAGTTGCACAGTCTCTTTATGAAAAGAAGCTTACTACCTATCCAAGAACGGCAAGTGTGGTTTTAGAAGAAAGTTTAAAGGATAGAGCGAAAAAAGTTTTAGATACATTAAAAGCTGGATTGCCATATGAAAAAGATATTAAATTTAGTACATCAAAAAGAATTTTTGATAGCTCGAAGGTTGAGAGTCACAGTGCTATAACACCAACATATATAAAGCCATCGGGCTTATCGTCTGATGAAAAAATAGTATATGATGCTATTAAAAATAGATTTATAATGCAGTTTATGCCTATAGCTGAATTTGAAGAAACAAAAGTTACATTAAAAGCTAATGTTTCAGAAATGAATGGAATTTTTGTTTCGAAAGGGAAAGTAAAGCTTGTAGAGGGATGGAAAGTAGTAGAGAAAATAGAAAGTAAAGATGTAATTCTACCCAAAATTGAAATAGATGAAACTGTAGATATTGTAGATTCTAAAGTGAATTCTGTTACTAAGAAGCCACCTAAGTATCACACTGAAAAAACATTACTTAGAGTAATGGAGACTTGCGGAAAAGGTATTGAAGGAAAAGATGAAGACTCAGAAGAAATGATGCAGGCAATTTTAAGTGGGTTTAGCATAGGAACTCCAGCGACTAGAGCAGAAACAATAAAGAAATTAAAGGATATAGGATACCTAAAGACAAAAGGTAAAAATCTTATGTGTACAGAGCTTGGGAGAAATTTGGTTGAGACTTTTCCAGTAAAAGAATTATTTGACTTGGAGTATACAGGTAGATTAGAGAAAACTCTTTCAGATATAGAGAAAGGAAAATTTGCTAAAAGTGAATTTATTAAACTTATAACAGATTTCACAATCCAATCCGTAGAATTGATAAAAAAAGATGATGCTGCATTATCAAGATTTAAAGTAGAAATACCTAAAGATAGTGAGAATATAGGACCATGTCCAGTCTGTGGAAATCCAGTAATTGAAGGTGAAAAGAGTTTTGGATGCAGTAACTGGAAAAATGGATGCAAATATACGATTTGGAAAGATGATAGATATATAGCATCTTTCGGTAAGAAAATATCTAAAGAAATGGTTGAACTTCTGCTTAAGAATGGAAAAGTAGGATTTAGAAATCTTAAGAGTAAAAAAGGTAATACATTTTCGGCATATTTCAAATATGAGAAAAATGAGGAGAGTGGATACTTTAATTGGAAGATTGAATTTATAGACAATAAGTAA
- a CDS encoding SDR family oxidoreductase produces MPLKYKNHIDFDKLPKNFPPQHQDCQPGIEARMDPPPIFDNPDYKGSDKLKGKVALITGGDSGIGRAVAIAFAKEGADIVISYLYEHQDAIKTKQYVEKYGRHCLLMPGDISYKDFCKKLVECTIEKLGKIDILINNAGVQFPQDSIEELSSSQLKTTYSINIFPMFYLTQAALPHMKRGSTIVNTASVTAYQGNKTLIDYSSTKGSIVTFTRSLSQSIVTKGIRVNAVAPGPIWTPLIVSSFSAEEVAKFGSDVPMKRAGQPFELAPAYVYLASNDSSYVTGQVLHVNGGTMVDS; encoded by the coding sequence ATGCCCTTAAAATACAAGAACCACATAGACTTTGATAAATTACCCAAAAATTTTCCTCCACAACATCAGGATTGTCAACCAGGAATTGAAGCACGTATGGATCCACCGCCTATATTTGATAATCCTGATTATAAAGGAAGTGATAAATTAAAAGGTAAAGTAGCACTAATCACAGGCGGTGATAGTGGAATCGGAAGAGCCGTAGCTATTGCTTTTGCTAAAGAGGGAGCTGATATAGTAATTTCATATTTATATGAACATCAAGATGCAATAAAAACCAAGCAATATGTTGAAAAATATGGCAGACACTGTCTTCTCATGCCTGGTGATATTTCCTACAAAGATTTCTGCAAAAAACTAGTCGAATGTACAATTGAAAAACTAGGGAAAATTGATATTTTAATAAACAATGCTGGTGTTCAATTTCCTCAAGATAGTATAGAAGAACTATCATCTTCCCAATTAAAAACAACATATTCAATCAATATATTTCCAATGTTTTATCTAACCCAAGCTGCATTGCCACACATGAAAAGAGGAAGTACAATTGTAAACACGGCTTCTGTCACAGCTTACCAAGGTAATAAAACTTTAATTGACTATTCTTCAACCAAAGGCTCAATTGTAACCTTCACTCGTTCTCTTTCCCAATCCATAGTAACCAAAGGAATTAGAGTTAATGCTGTAGCTCCAGGCCCTATTTGGACGCCACTTATAGTATCAAGCTTTTCTGCTGAAGAAGTTGCTAAATTTGGATCTGACGTTCCTATGAAAAGAGCTGGCCAACCTTTCGAATTGGCTCCAGCATATGTATATCTTGCATCTAATGACTCCTCCTATGTTACTGGGCAAGTACTTCATGTAAATGGTGGAACTATGGTTGATAGTTAG
- a CDS encoding methyl-accepting chemotaxis protein yields the protein MHKAQSQIKSVSIRLYLLITIAMLAIIPVVILGIISTTTSRRSNEKSFDENRTLLSNIGQEIINNKITYYEDTLKTLIENNNFNIEESPYNKLNGDMKLIKKTDESILNIYYSDNTGKVFQILDSKLPDDYNATEKSWFKETIENPNKYIIHSPYQDKITGKSAITIYKAVIKNNVPVGVMAIDVELSELADQLSSIKYGQTGEFIITDKDGVVISDNDKTKIAGTEPTEYNCWNQISIGDKGKIKFNYNNSTYEGYFETSELTGWKLILKIPSSELRKSENDSTIASIIIIFAIAVITLIITMAIARRISKGVNSLKDGMERTANGEFNKEIIINNHIREFIILENSFNKMQKNIAKLIKSVDNSAINVNKNAINSVSMSKEVAISMNQVSETINQISSGTMESSNNLEMISHSMDLLSQSMNKIEEATESVNGMAIKANDLGKDGIKIVKTVINKSYETKKSTESVKDVVSEVSESIMKIGTMNKAISAITEQTNLLALNAAIEAARAGEAGKGFAVVADEIRKLAEETSVSAKQIDEIIKEIKSKSELAVDRVLETSGTVDDQEHAVKESEVIFTEIVTAIESLTEKVSKIAEGVSNINNMKDDVVEKVENLSAILEETASGTEEVSATAQEVTASTESFVDNFNNLKDMAEELKEKIEEFKL from the coding sequence ATGCATAAAGCACAAAGTCAAATTAAATCAGTAAGTATAAGGTTATACTTACTGATTACAATTGCTATGTTAGCAATAATACCAGTAGTTATTTTAGGTATCATTTCTACAACGACATCAAGGAGGAGTAATGAAAAGAGTTTTGATGAAAATAGAACTTTACTCTCAAATATAGGACAGGAAATAATAAATAATAAGATTACATATTATGAAGATACATTGAAAACATTAATTGAGAATAATAATTTTAATATTGAAGAATCACCATATAATAAATTGAATGGAGATATGAAATTAATTAAGAAGACTGATGAAAGTATTTTAAATATATATTATTCAGACAACACTGGAAAAGTATTTCAAATACTTGATAGTAAATTGCCAGATGATTATAACGCTACAGAAAAATCCTGGTTTAAAGAGACTATAGAGAATCCGAATAAATATATTATTCATAGTCCTTATCAAGATAAAATAACTGGAAAAAGCGCAATAACAATATATAAGGCTGTGATTAAAAATAATGTACCGGTAGGCGTTATGGCTATAGATGTAGAGCTAAGTGAACTAGCAGATCAGTTATCAAGTATAAAATACGGACAAACCGGAGAGTTTATTATTACTGATAAAGATGGTGTAGTTATTTCTGACAATGACAAAACTAAAATTGCTGGAACAGAGCCAACTGAATACAATTGCTGGAATCAGATATCAATTGGTGATAAAGGTAAAATCAAATTCAATTATAATAATAGTACATATGAGGGGTATTTTGAGACCTCGGAACTTACTGGATGGAAGTTAATACTAAAAATCCCATCTAGTGAGCTAAGGAAATCAGAAAATGATTCAACTATAGCATCAATTATAATTATATTTGCAATAGCGGTAATTACATTAATTATAACTATGGCTATTGCTAGAAGAATAAGTAAAGGAGTAAATTCCTTAAAAGATGGAATGGAAAGAACTGCGAATGGAGAATTTAACAAAGAAATTATTATAAATAATCATATTCGCGAATTTATAATTCTAGAAAATAGTTTTAATAAAATGCAGAAAAATATTGCAAAATTAATTAAGAGTGTTGATAATTCGGCAATAAATGTTAATAAAAATGCTATAAATTCAGTTAGTATGAGCAAAGAAGTAGCAATATCGATGAATCAGGTAAGTGAGACAATAAATCAAATATCAAGTGGAACTATGGAGTCTTCTAACAATTTAGAAATGATATCACACAGCATGGACTTACTATCTCAATCTATGAATAAGATAGAAGAAGCGACTGAAAGTGTAAATGGTATGGCAATAAAAGCAAATGATTTAGGTAAAGATGGAATAAAGATTGTAAAGACCGTTATAAATAAATCATATGAAACTAAAAAAAGTACTGAATCAGTAAAAGATGTTGTAAGTGAAGTTTCGGAAAGTATAATGAAAATAGGCACCATGAATAAGGCAATAAGTGCGATTACAGAGCAAACAAATCTTTTAGCCTTAAATGCAGCAATAGAAGCAGCTAGAGCAGGAGAAGCAGGAAAGGGATTTGCAGTAGTCGCTGATGAAATAAGAAAGCTTGCAGAAGAGACATCAGTTTCAGCCAAACAAATAGATGAAATAATAAAAGAAATAAAAAGTAAATCAGAATTAGCAGTTGACAGGGTATTAGAAACAAGTGGAACAGTAGATGATCAAGAGCATGCAGTTAAAGAATCAGAAGTGATATTTACAGAAATAGTAACAGCTATAGAAAGTTTAACAGAAAAGGTGAGTAAAATAGCTGAAGGTGTGAGTAACATAAATAATATGAAGGATGATGTAGTTGAAAAAGTAGAAAACTTATCAGCGATATTAGAAGAAACAGCATCGGGAACAGAGGAAGTTTCAGCGACAGCGCAAGAAGTGACAGCGTCAACAGAAAGCTTTGTTGATAATTTTAATAATTTAAAAGATATGGCTGAGGAATTGAAAGAAAAAATTGAAGAATTTAAACTATAA
- a CDS encoding metallophosphoesterase family protein, whose translation MKNNLRFDSNGKFKIVQFTDIHEGPSRDKSIELINKILDYENPNMVILSGDIIDGKCQTAEDVKKAINHIAEPMENRNVPWCIVFGNHDDEHNMMTKEEMMNLYMSFKHNLSQVGYKTFDRIGNYNLLVESSKDKTPKFNIYMIDSGKYAPAIIGGYDWIKLTQIWWYKRTAINLKKKYKRLIPALMFFHIPLKKFKKACKTGLVNGERLEDESCAKINLCLFNKIVKIGDVKGIFVGHDHFNNYCAALDGVRLGYAGYTGYGGYGDDKIPRGARVFLINEENPADFKTWTRREFDTELKK comes from the coding sequence ATGAAAAATAACCTTAGGTTTGATAGTAATGGCAAGTTTAAAATAGTTCAATTTACAGATATACATGAAGGACCGAGCAGAGACAAATCTATAGAGCTTATAAATAAGATATTAGATTACGAAAACCCCAATATGGTTATATTATCAGGAGATATTATTGATGGCAAATGTCAGACAGCAGAAGATGTAAAAAAAGCTATAAATCATATAGCGGAGCCAATGGAAAATAGAAATGTACCTTGGTGTATAGTTTTTGGTAATCATGATGATGAACATAATATGATGACGAAAGAAGAAATGATGAATTTATATATGAGCTTTAAACATAATCTGAGTCAAGTGGGGTATAAAACTTTTGATAGGATAGGTAATTATAATCTTCTTGTAGAAAGTTCAAAAGATAAAACGCCTAAATTTAATATATATATGATAGATTCAGGAAAATACGCTCCTGCCATTATTGGAGGATATGATTGGATAAAACTTACTCAAATATGGTGGTATAAAAGAACAGCGATAAATTTGAAGAAAAAATATAAAAGATTAATACCTGCGCTTATGTTCTTTCATATACCTTTAAAGAAGTTTAAAAAGGCATGTAAGACTGGATTAGTAAATGGTGAAAGGCTTGAAGATGAGAGCTGTGCCAAGATAAATTTATGCTTATTTAACAAAATAGTTAAAATTGGTGATGTGAAAGGTATATTTGTAGGGCATGATCATTTTAATAATTACTGTGCTGCTTTAGATGGTGTTAGGCTTGGATATGCTGGATATACTGGATACGGAGGATATGGAGATGACAAAATTCCTCGTGGTGCAAGAGTATTTTTAATTAATGAAGAAAATCCAGCTGATTTTAAAACTTGGACAAGAAGAGAGTTTGATACAGAACTTAAAAAGTAA
- a CDS encoding DUF4261 domain-containing protein encodes MKRYEVSKNGKVENVADAFSEIYSVELLMKEKPVILENELLRNIQKYFKNVKVTSNRDNNISFAFMDHILEYKNVNAPVGIVISVIEEKPEINKLRKSLGQSFDYVNKEEFEKCKVRVLVTDIMAIGLNYAERIKLFQKTLYSIVELIPCEGIHFNITEQVISREEYLKNNPLNDDYDVLLGILNVRLFNIENNENEYVMDTLGLSSVGLCDLQCHFKNLDPDEISNILYSYGYYIFENSDVLEEIDTIEGITENSKWKCRHEVALVEPERVVLDINPGEDFSCGYRN; translated from the coding sequence ATGAAAAGATATGAAGTAAGTAAAAATGGAAAGGTAGAAAATGTAGCTGATGCTTTTTCAGAAATATATAGTGTTGAACTTTTGATGAAAGAAAAGCCTGTTATTCTGGAAAATGAATTACTAAGAAATATACAAAAGTATTTTAAAAATGTTAAAGTTACATCTAATAGAGATAACAATATTTCATTTGCATTTATGGATCATATATTAGAATATAAAAATGTAAATGCGCCTGTTGGAATTGTTATTAGCGTTATTGAAGAAAAACCTGAAATTAATAAATTGAGAAAATCATTAGGACAATCATTTGACTATGTTAATAAAGAAGAATTTGAAAAATGTAAGGTTAGAGTTTTGGTTACAGATATAATGGCTATAGGATTAAATTATGCTGAAAGAATAAAACTTTTTCAAAAAACGCTTTATTCTATAGTTGAATTAATTCCATGTGAAGGCATTCATTTTAATATTACTGAACAAGTAATAAGTAGGGAAGAGTATTTAAAAAATAATCCTCTAAATGATGATTATGATGTTTTACTTGGTATATTAAATGTAAGATTATTTAATATTGAAAACAATGAGAATGAGTATGTAATGGATACATTAGGATTATCATCAGTAGGTTTATGTGATTTACAATGCCATTTTAAAAATTTAGATCCAGACGAAATATCGAATATTTTATATTCTTATGGATATTACATTTTTGAAAATAGCGATGTTCTTGAAGAAATAGACACCATAGAAGGAATTACGGAAAATAGCAAGTGGAAATGTCGACATGAAGTTGCGCTTGTTGAACCCGAACGTGTTGTATTAGATATAAATCCTGGAGAAGATTTTTCATGTGGATATAGAAATTAA
- a CDS encoding acyltransferase: protein MSKIDELLNEVEVIVKQGINKEGVIEILNSLKCYFPYEILDEMKLYGDYLPKNNELEFSEEKRYLHFLWDVLDKSPMCLIANFAIPYRQILAKKLFKSCGKNFIAEENVRFNVPDNIEIGDNVFMNKGAFLDSKGGITIGNSVGIGEGVTIFTHSHEEHEHELRTYAKVVIKDYAKIYSNSTILPGVTIEKQGIVAASSLVGKNVEKNELVAGIPAKAMRERKTLDRNQEELKHIWLHNGEFQD from the coding sequence ATGAGTAAAATAGACGAATTATTAAATGAAGTAGAAGTCATAGTAAAACAAGGGATAAATAAAGAGGGCGTAATAGAAATTTTAAATTCTCTAAAATGTTATTTTCCATACGAAATATTAGATGAAATGAAATTATATGGGGACTATTTACCTAAAAATAATGAATTAGAATTTTCAGAAGAAAAAAGATATCTTCATTTTTTATGGGATGTACTAGATAAATCACCTATGTGCTTAATTGCCAATTTTGCTATTCCTTATAGACAGATATTAGCAAAAAAATTATTTAAGTCATGCGGAAAGAATTTTATAGCTGAAGAAAATGTACGTTTCAATGTTCCTGACAATATAGAAATAGGAGATAACGTATTTATGAACAAAGGTGCTTTCCTAGATTCAAAAGGTGGAATAACAATAGGTAACTCAGTAGGAATTGGCGAAGGCGTTACAATTTTTACTCATTCTCATGAGGAGCATGAACATGAATTAAGGACATATGCAAAAGTAGTAATTAAAGATTACGCTAAAATATATTCTAATTCAACTATATTGCCTGGAGTAACAATTGAAAAACAAGGAATAGTAGCAGCTTCTTCTTTAGTCGGTAAAAATGTTGAAAAAAATGAGTTGGTAGCGGGTATACCAGCAAAGGCTATGAGAGAGAGAAAAACATTAGATAGAAATCAGGAAGAATTAAAGCATATATGGTTGCATAACGGTGAATTTCAAGATTAA